From a region of the Cyclopterus lumpus isolate fCycLum1 chromosome 5, fCycLum1.pri, whole genome shotgun sequence genome:
- the pth4 gene encoding parathyroid hormone 4, producing MQTSLRPVQWLAVMVLVVFSTSRGQQNESRRAVAEHQLMHDRGRNIQSLKRLIWLSSAIEGLHTAEARSAEFNPTKALNLALNTALVPAAGNQPTRVHSLLRDFFNPYLTQQQDREA from the exons ATGCAGACGTCCCTCCGGCCTGTGCAGTGGCTCGCCGTCATGGTGCTCGTGGTCTTCTCGACCAGCCGGGGTCAACAAAACGAGAG CCGCCGAGCTGTGGCCGAACACCAGCTGATGCACGACCGCGGCCGGAACATCCAGAGTCTCAAGAGACTCATCTGGCTGTCCAGCGCCATTGAGGGGCTCCACACTGCCGAAGCCCGGTCCGCTGAGTTCAACCCAACAAAGGCCCTGAACCTGGCTCTAAATACTGCGCTGGTCCCTGCTGCTGGGAACCAGCCCACCCGGGTGCACAGCCTCCTGAGAGACTTCTTTAATCCCTACCTGACTCAACAGCAAGACAGAGAGGCCTAA